The Methylomagnum ishizawai genome has a window encoding:
- a CDS encoding WD40 repeat domain-containing protein, whose amino-acid sequence MNALLSYIEKLLVGIFVLGFVALIAIGVLRYREGESGEGGATWHQAKKHNTIEGYLEFLRDCQSCAHETDAIAALDELQRGLGLVARLAQGHLEERASVALPVFSSDGKTLLALGGKEPHLWDANTGTRLPLEEGSFAVKGGDAITALAYAPDGSWVAAGLSGAENGNMLVWDRQSGGLVGEHLIDGFDAQTLAFEPRAQTLGWLAHGPLGIWEPLTGKFLRATHEGASALAFTRMDKTHTLMVTAAGREVWFWEPATLELVRQTVMKSDRTLLGLSQDGRVIGYAEGPVLELWDVRTGALVATLQDHDGDALAFCRDTKKGWVLVGTRTGSLYLWDTKLPASLGRIAAHEGPVEQLACSGKGRAVSISWDSAKIWDLDKLSKIPVEKPKLEE is encoded by the coding sequence ATGAACGCGCTGCTGTCCTACATCGAAAAGCTGCTGGTCGGAATCTTCGTCCTGGGCTTCGTGGCTTTGATCGCCATCGGGGTGTTGCGCTACCGCGAGGGCGAATCCGGGGAAGGCGGCGCCACTTGGCACCAGGCCAAGAAGCACAACACCATCGAGGGCTACCTCGAATTCCTGCGCGATTGCCAATCCTGCGCCCACGAAACCGACGCCATCGCCGCGCTGGACGAATTGCAGCGCGGCCTGGGATTGGTGGCGCGGTTGGCGCAAGGTCATTTGGAGGAACGGGCCAGCGTCGCCCTGCCGGTGTTCTCCTCCGACGGCAAGACCCTGCTGGCCCTGGGCGGCAAGGAACCGCACCTGTGGGATGCCAATACCGGGACGCGCCTGCCCCTGGAAGAAGGAAGCTTCGCGGTCAAGGGCGGGGACGCCATCACGGCCCTGGCCTACGCGCCCGATGGAAGCTGGGTCGCGGCGGGGCTGTCCGGTGCCGAGAACGGCAATATGCTGGTCTGGGACCGCCAGAGCGGCGGCTTGGTGGGGGAACATCTGATCGACGGCTTCGACGCCCAAACCCTGGCCTTCGAACCCCGCGCCCAAACCCTGGGCTGGTTGGCCCATGGCCCGCTCGGCATCTGGGAACCCCTCACCGGCAAGTTCCTCCGCGCCACCCACGAGGGGGCCAGCGCCCTGGCCTTCACCCGCATGGACAAGACCCACACCCTGATGGTGACGGCGGCGGGCCGGGAAGTCTGGTTCTGGGAACCCGCCACCCTGGAGTTGGTCCGCCAAACCGTGATGAAGAGCGACCGGACCCTGCTGGGCCTGAGCCAGGATGGCCGGGTGATCGGCTATGCCGAGGGGCCGGTCCTGGAACTGTGGGACGTGCGGACCGGGGCGTTGGTCGCCACCCTGCAAGACCACGACGGCGACGCGCTGGCGTTCTGCCGGGACACCAAGAAGGGCTGGGTCCTGGTCGGCACCCGCACGGGCAGCCTATACCTGTGGGATACCAAGCTCCCCGCGTCCCTGGGACGGATCGCGGCCCACGAAGGCCCGGTCGAGCAACTGGCCTGCTCGGGCAAGGGACGGGCGGTTTCGATCAGTTGGGACAGCGCCAAGATTTGGGATTTGGACAA